In Nostoc sp. GT001, a genomic segment contains:
- the hpsN gene encoding hormogonium polysaccharide biosynthesis glycosyltransferase HpsN — protein sequence MNNSPLVTVVIPTYGREEALRDSIVDVLKQDYPNFEVLVVDQTAKHQPEIQAYLEEMANAGKIKWLRLDWASLPGARNYAVRRSSGEIILFIDDDVQLTPGLLAAHAKNYVQNPEVGAVAGRVFDRMKLGDSGGDLQIEYLPPEAMDPGIAWYHIDLVHTIKPQQVLTARGCNMSFRREIFTKYGLRFDERFGGSAVREESDFCLRVRQTGYKIWYDPEAHLVHLGEETGGCHDISMRSLKYQLTFYHNHFLLGLKNLTVTQALRLYGRLFDCHVLGRPPCHKSGSPIKIATRGIFYILGFFKALGTVIQSLWNDGQIYSRLDKQV from the coding sequence ATGAATAATTCGCCATTAGTTACTGTAGTTATCCCGACCTACGGACGAGAGGAAGCGTTACGCGATAGCATTGTGGATGTCTTAAAACAGGACTATCCAAATTTTGAAGTTTTAGTTGTTGACCAAACCGCAAAACATCAACCAGAAATTCAAGCCTATCTAGAAGAGATGGCAAATGCAGGTAAAATTAAATGGTTGCGTCTAGATTGGGCAAGTTTGCCAGGGGCGCGGAATTATGCTGTCCGGCGGTCATCTGGTGAAATAATATTGTTTATTGATGATGATGTTCAGTTAACCCCTGGATTGTTAGCAGCCCATGCGAAAAATTATGTGCAAAACCCAGAGGTGGGGGCTGTTGCTGGTCGGGTCTTTGACAGAATGAAATTAGGTGATTCTGGAGGAGATTTACAGATTGAATATCTGCCTCCCGAAGCTATGGACCCAGGAATTGCTTGGTATCATATTGATTTGGTACATACCATCAAACCCCAACAAGTGCTGACAGCGAGGGGCTGTAATATGTCATTTCGCCGCGAAATCTTTACTAAGTATGGATTGAGGTTTGATGAGAGGTTTGGCGGGAGTGCAGTACGTGAAGAGTCAGATTTTTGTTTGCGGGTGAGACAGACGGGATATAAGATTTGGTACGACCCAGAGGCCCATTTGGTGCATTTAGGCGAAGAAACGGGGGGTTGTCATGATATTAGTATGCGATCGCTAAAATATCAACTCACCTTTTATCACAACCATTTCCTGCTAGGGCTGAAAAACCTGACTGTGACTCAAGCTTTGCGTTTATATGGTCGTTTATTTGACTGTCACGTTCTCGGACGCCCACCTTGTCACAAAAGCGGTTCCCCCATCAAAATTGCCACTCGCGGGATTTTCTACATTTTGGGTTTTTTCAAAGCTTTGGGTACTGTCATCCAATCACTATGGAACGATGGTCAAATTTACAGTCGATTGGATAAACAAGTTTAG
- the hpsO gene encoding hormogonium polysaccharide biosynthesis glycosyltransferase HpsO, translated as MKILVASHTYIVDLNCEKLRALSQLEPDIEVTVVVPKRWKPGGVQNRIIETEYRDEGRFRIVPVSNFSQNHQGLLTFGADLISLFKQFRPEIIQVEQGSRALAYTQMIALNQLLGLKAKNVFFTWWNLPYELKLPISLLEKYNLNHSHGIISGNQDGAEVLRQRGYTGAIKVMPQLGVDESLFTPKGQPELAAKLGIEKEDFVVGFVGRFVQEKGLLTLLQALATLKNKPWKLLLLGRGELQSELIKIAAENNIKERLILIESVPHDEVASYINLMNTLVLPSETTYKFKTLTSAGWKEQFGHVLIEAMACQVPVIGSDSGEIPYVIGDAGLVFPEGDVQALANCLVQLMDKPDFAHTLGEMGYQKAMIQYTNKALAKQQLEFYQELVMSK; from the coding sequence ATGAAAATCTTAGTTGCTAGTCACACTTATATCGTAGACCTCAACTGTGAGAAATTACGCGCTTTATCTCAACTAGAACCTGACATTGAAGTGACAGTTGTAGTCCCAAAGCGCTGGAAACCAGGCGGTGTACAAAACAGAATTATTGAAACTGAATACCGTGATGAAGGCAGATTTAGAATAGTTCCAGTTTCTAATTTTAGTCAAAATCATCAGGGGCTTCTTACATTTGGCGCTGATTTGATATCTTTGTTCAAACAATTTCGCCCCGAAATCATCCAAGTTGAACAAGGTTCTAGAGCATTGGCTTATACTCAAATGATTGCCTTAAATCAGCTATTAGGACTCAAGGCAAAAAATGTATTTTTTACCTGGTGGAATCTTCCTTATGAACTGAAACTACCAATTTCTTTATTAGAAAAATATAACCTCAACCACAGCCACGGTATTATTTCTGGCAATCAGGATGGAGCAGAGGTTTTACGGCAACGGGGATATACAGGTGCAATTAAAGTCATGCCACAACTGGGTGTAGATGAAAGTTTATTTACTCCCAAAGGTCAACCAGAGTTAGCAGCTAAGTTGGGTATTGAAAAAGAGGATTTTGTAGTAGGTTTTGTAGGGCGATTTGTCCAAGAAAAGGGTTTGCTAACGCTTTTACAAGCTTTAGCTACTTTGAAAAATAAACCTTGGAAATTACTGTTATTGGGACGGGGAGAGTTGCAAAGTGAATTAATTAAAATTGCGGCAGAAAATAATATTAAAGAACGATTAATTTTGATAGAAAGTGTTCCCCATGACGAGGTTGCAAGTTATATCAATTTAATGAATACTTTAGTATTACCTTCAGAAACAACTTATAAGTTTAAAACCTTAACTTCTGCTGGCTGGAAAGAGCAATTTGGTCATGTGCTAATTGAAGCGATGGCTTGCCAAGTTCCTGTGATTGGTTCTGATTCTGGTGAAATTCCCTATGTAATTGGTGATGCTGGCTTAGTTTTTCCTGAAGGTGATGTTCAAGCTCTTGCTAATTGCTTAGTTCAATTAATGGATAAACCAGATTTTGCTCATACTCTCGGTGAAATGGGTTATCAAAAAGCAATGATTCAATATACAAATAAAGCTTTGGCTAAACAGCAATTAGAGTTTTATCAAGAGTTGGTCATGAGCAAATAA
- the hpsP gene encoding hormogonium polysaccharide biosynthesis glycosyltransferase HpsP, with protein sequence MKILQIVPSISLIYGGPSQMVLGLAPALVKEGAEVTILTTDSNGDNGQTPLDVPLNRPIKQDGYEIIYFRCAPFRRYKFSLDLLNWLKRHAHEFDIAHIHALFSPIISAAALVCRQQKLPYIFRPLGTLDPADLQKKKQLKQLYVAIIERQNLASAAAIHFTSDQEAKISERFGVSTPDLVIPLGVIPRQSSIKNVCSQLELPKDVPMVLFMSRIDPKKGLNLLIPALEKLLAVGYKFHFVLAGTNPQDPDYEQKIISQIQNSPLRSHTTITGFVTGELKVSLLQAADLFVLPSYYENFGIAVAEAMVAGVPVVISDQVHICQQIRDSESGWVGATNVQALVELLQEALQNPAERQRRGLNAQKYALENFSWDAIAKQTIQAYQKILTNK encoded by the coding sequence ATGAAAATATTACAAATTGTTCCCTCAATTTCTCTAATTTACGGTGGGCCGAGTCAAATGGTACTTGGATTAGCTCCAGCGTTAGTAAAAGAGGGAGCAGAAGTTACAATTCTCACAACTGATAGTAATGGCGATAATGGTCAAACACCTCTGGATGTCCCTTTAAATCGCCCAATTAAACAAGATGGCTATGAAATCATTTACTTTCGTTGCGCCCCATTTCGTCGCTACAAATTTTCCCTCGATTTATTAAACTGGTTAAAACGTCATGCTCACGAGTTTGACATAGCACACATTCACGCTTTATTCTCGCCAATAATTAGTGCTGCTGCTCTTGTTTGTCGTCAGCAAAAGCTACCTTATATTTTCCGTCCTTTGGGTACTCTCGATCCGGCTGATTTACAGAAGAAAAAGCAATTGAAACAGCTTTATGTTGCAATTATAGAACGTCAAAATTTAGCTAGTGCCGCAGCAATTCATTTTACCAGCGACCAAGAAGCTAAAATATCAGAACGATTTGGAGTATCTACACCAGATTTGGTGATTCCCTTGGGTGTGATTCCCCGTCAATCTTCTATTAAAAATGTATGTAGTCAGTTAGAACTACCAAAAGATGTACCAATGGTGCTGTTTATGTCACGAATTGACCCAAAAAAAGGGTTGAATTTGTTGATTCCGGCGCTAGAGAAGCTGTTAGCGGTTGGTTATAAGTTTCATTTTGTCTTAGCTGGGACAAATCCTCAAGATCCAGATTACGAACAAAAGATAATATCCCAAATTCAAAATTCACCACTGCGATCGCACACTACAATTACGGGCTTTGTCACTGGTGAACTCAAAGTTAGTTTACTACAAGCGGCCGATTTATTTGTCTTACCTTCCTACTACGAAAATTTTGGGATTGCTGTAGCTGAAGCGATGGTTGCAGGTGTACCTGTAGTCATTTCTGACCAAGTGCATATTTGTCAACAGATACGTGATAGCGAGTCGGGTTGGGTAGGTGCAACAAATGTGCAAGCATTGGTAGAGTTACTGCAAGAGGCTTTGCAAAATCCCGCAGAACGCCAACGACGGGGATTAAATGCCCAAAAATATGCCTTGGAAAATTTTAGCTGGGATGCGATCGCAAAGCAAACAATCCAAGCCTACCAAAAAATTCTGACGAACAAATAA
- a CDS encoding peroxiredoxin — translation MALRLGDTVPNFTQASTHGDIDFYQWAGDSWVVLFSHPADFTPVCTTELGTVAKLKPEFDKRNVKAIALSVDDVESHKGWVGDIEETQSTTLNYPILADADRKVADLYDMIHPNANAAVTVRSVFVIDPNKKLRLSFTYPPSTGRNFDELLRVIDSLQLTDNYSVATPADWKDGEDVVIVPSLKDPEVLKQKFPKGYEEIKPYLRMTPQPNK, via the coding sequence ATGGCTCTCCGTCTAGGTGACACAGTACCCAACTTTACGCAAGCCTCAACACACGGCGACATCGATTTTTACCAATGGGCAGGTGACAGCTGGGTTGTGCTGTTCTCTCACCCTGCTGATTTTACACCTGTTTGTACAACAGAACTTGGCACAGTTGCCAAGCTCAAACCAGAATTTGACAAACGCAATGTCAAAGCGATCGCACTCAGCGTTGATGACGTAGAATCACACAAAGGCTGGGTGGGAGACATTGAAGAAACTCAAAGCACCACCCTTAACTACCCAATTTTGGCAGATGCAGATCGCAAGGTTGCCGATCTGTACGACATGATTCACCCTAATGCTAATGCGGCTGTGACAGTGCGATCGGTTTTTGTAATAGACCCCAACAAGAAACTCCGTCTCTCTTTCACCTATCCTCCCAGCACGGGACGCAACTTTGATGAACTTTTGCGGGTGATTGATTCTCTGCAATTGACTGATAATTACAGCGTGGCGACACCAGCCGACTGGAAAGATGGAGAGGATGTTGTAATTGTCCCCTCACTGAAAGATCCAGAAGTACTCAAACAGAAATTCCCCAAAGGTTACGAGGAAATCAAACCTTATCTGCGGATGACTCCTCAGCCTAACAAGTAA
- the hypA gene encoding hydrogenase maturation nickel metallochaperone HypA produces MHEVGMMQNILDAAVKRAKDEGAQHIRLVQMRVGEASDVVPDSLEVAFDVAKKGTIAEDAKLQVENVPVVCYCSNCNMEFHPTSELNECPECHQAYCEVRQGNEFELAFLEVS; encoded by the coding sequence ATGCATGAAGTTGGCATGATGCAAAATATTCTTGATGCTGCTGTTAAACGAGCTAAAGACGAAGGCGCTCAACACATTCGTTTAGTACAAATGCGAGTGGGTGAGGCATCTGATGTAGTGCCAGATTCTTTGGAGGTTGCCTTTGATGTTGCCAAAAAAGGAACAATAGCGGAAGATGCCAAACTGCAAGTAGAGAATGTCCCTGTTGTTTGTTATTGCTCGAATTGCAACATGGAATTTCACCCGACTAGCGAACTGAATGAATGTCCAGAGTGTCACCAAGCTTATTGTGAAGTGCGTCAAGGCAACGAGTTTGAACTAGCTTTTCTAGAAGTGTCTTGA
- a CDS encoding sulfurtransferase, whose product MKTKLLISPQQLTSMLGEKSSQTVIIDTRSQEDYAICHISQAINIRDFFTYLLENSSPAGLKELQEHFAEIMSRVGISGAEQLIVYEDALNKGYGQSCRAAFLLKYLGCTQVSILHGGYRAWLKAGLPTTDEVPKRESSIFRLHPNADIMVTTTEMLQAIENPAIIKLDVRDRNEWLGLSSSPYHPDFCPRKGRIPNSVWLEWHHLMNSESEIPTFRSPDEIREICQSVGITSESIVYIYCFKGSRAANTLIALEEAGISARNYFGSWNEWSRDFSLPIDSRVMQ is encoded by the coding sequence GTGAAGACGAAACTCCTCATTTCTCCTCAACAACTCACATCAATGCTAGGAGAAAAATCATCACAGACTGTCATTATCGATACGCGAAGTCAAGAAGATTATGCTATTTGTCATATTTCTCAAGCCATAAATATTAGAGATTTTTTCACCTATCTTTTAGAGAATTCGTCCCCAGCAGGATTAAAGGAATTGCAAGAGCATTTTGCAGAAATCATGAGCAGGGTAGGAATATCTGGTGCAGAACAGTTAATTGTTTATGAAGATGCTTTAAATAAAGGTTATGGTCAATCTTGTAGAGCAGCTTTCTTGCTGAAATATTTGGGCTGCACTCAGGTATCTATTTTACACGGAGGATATAGAGCATGGCTTAAGGCAGGATTACCTACTACCGATGAAGTACCGAAGCGTGAAAGCAGCATATTTAGATTGCATCCCAATGCTGACATAATGGTGACTACCACCGAGATGTTGCAAGCAATTGAGAATCCAGCAATTATTAAATTAGATGTGCGCGATCGCAACGAATGGCTTGGGTTGAGTTCTTCTCCTTACCATCCTGATTTTTGTCCCCGCAAAGGTAGAATCCCTAACTCTGTATGGTTAGAATGGCATCATCTGATGAATTCTGAATCGGAAATCCCTACGTTCCGATCGCCAGATGAAATCCGAGAAATTTGTCAGTCAGTGGGTATTACTTCCGAGTCCATTGTGTACATTTACTGCTTTAAAGGTTCAAGGGCTGCGAATACATTAATAGCCCTTGAAGAGGCGGGAATTTCTGCTAGAAATTATTTCGGCTCTTGGAATGAATGGTCTCGTGATTTTTCACTACCAATTGATAGTAGAGTCATGCAATGA
- a CDS encoding DUF4327 family protein — MDTAVKYDIEVIKEEARQLIHKGLVRRNQPIYALCQYIPGRDWICVELELEENDFLLRDKIIDLLGREDWIED, encoded by the coding sequence ATGGATACTGCTGTCAAATATGACATAGAAGTTATTAAAGAAGAAGCGCGCCAACTTATTCACAAAGGACTTGTAAGACGTAACCAGCCAATTTATGCTTTGTGTCAGTACATTCCTGGTCGAGATTGGATTTGTGTTGAGCTTGAGCTAGAAGAAAATGACTTTTTACTCAGAGATAAGATTATCGATCTATTGGGTCGTGAAGACTGGATTGAAGATTAA
- a CDS encoding adenosine deaminase — protein MHRRAQLYYFFLGVLTTSSCLIFSVAAQVPSNSQQSSIRSETETASWFEAHRTQPGALRAFVQRMPKGGDIHSHLSGAVYAEHYLEWAATDGYCVNPKAEALVEPKACGQDSSYFPASELFNRTSVYDSLINRWSTRNLQFTGKSGHDQFFEAFSGFGPISDSMSRRDDMVASVANRAASQHITYLELMLTVQGSEVRQLGREVGWNKDLQEMHSQLLKRGLTKLVTLGNQQFAQLEREVSKTLGCGTPSAQPGCAVTVRYLQQTTRTKSPVEVFAQLAYAFALDSSDSRVVGINLVAPEDNPIALRDYTLQMQMLQFLKRQYPNVKVALHAGELTLGLVPTEDLRFHIRQAVEVAQASRIGHGVGIFFEERPFELMEQMRRRGVLVEICLTSNEVILNVQGDQHPFREYWKAGVPMTLASDDEGISRIDLSHEYLLAATRYGLGYKDLKRLARNGLEYSFAPGNSLWKSPEFKAMVSACASDTPGETSVSQGCSAFLNKSDRARIQWQLESEFARFESLQNWL, from the coding sequence ATGCATAGACGAGCGCAATTATATTATTTCTTTTTAGGAGTATTAACGACTTCTAGCTGTTTGATCTTCAGTGTAGCAGCCCAAGTCCCATCTAATTCGCAGCAGTCCTCGATTCGGAGTGAAACTGAAACTGCTAGTTGGTTTGAAGCCCATCGCACACAGCCAGGCGCTTTACGAGCATTTGTACAGCGAATGCCGAAGGGAGGAGATATCCACAGTCATCTAAGCGGGGCTGTGTACGCAGAACACTATCTGGAGTGGGCTGCCACCGATGGGTATTGTGTGAATCCAAAAGCGGAGGCTTTAGTTGAACCTAAAGCTTGCGGTCAGGACAGTAGCTATTTTCCAGCCTCAGAATTGTTCAACCGAACATCTGTTTATGATTCCCTAATAAATCGTTGGTCTACTCGTAACCTCCAATTTACTGGAAAATCAGGACACGACCAATTTTTTGAGGCTTTTAGTGGTTTTGGGCCAATATCAGACTCTATGAGCCGTCGGGATGATATGGTCGCGTCAGTAGCAAATCGGGCAGCTTCGCAGCATATTACCTATCTAGAGTTAATGCTTACCGTTCAGGGCAGTGAGGTTCGACAGCTAGGGCGTGAAGTTGGTTGGAATAAAGATTTGCAAGAGATGCATAGTCAATTGCTCAAACGAGGATTAACCAAGCTAGTGACACTCGGCAACCAGCAATTTGCACAGTTGGAGCGCGAAGTCTCGAAAACGCTCGGTTGCGGCACTCCATCGGCACAGCCTGGATGTGCAGTGACGGTGCGCTATTTGCAGCAAACGACAAGAACAAAGTCGCCCGTTGAAGTGTTTGCTCAGTTAGCTTATGCCTTTGCACTAGATTCATCAGATTCGCGGGTAGTTGGCATCAATCTTGTTGCCCCAGAAGACAACCCGATTGCACTGCGCGACTACACCCTGCAAATGCAAATGCTGCAATTTTTGAAACGCCAATATCCCAATGTCAAGGTCGCGCTCCATGCCGGAGAGTTAACACTGGGGTTGGTTCCGACAGAGGATTTACGTTTTCATATTCGGCAAGCTGTAGAAGTGGCACAGGCATCTCGCATCGGACATGGCGTAGGTATTTTTTTTGAGGAGCGTCCCTTCGAGTTGATGGAGCAAATGCGGCGACGCGGCGTATTGGTCGAAATCTGCCTGACCAGTAATGAGGTCATTTTGAATGTTCAGGGAGATCAGCATCCTTTTAGGGAGTATTGGAAGGCTGGAGTACCAATGACCCTTGCTTCCGATGATGAAGGCATTTCCCGCATCGATTTGAGTCATGAGTATTTGTTAGCAGCAACGAGATATGGGCTGGGATATAAAGACCTCAAGCGACTGGCTCGCAATGGCTTAGAATATAGTTTCGCTCCGGGAAATAGTCTCTGGAAGTCGCCTGAGTTTAAGGCAATGGTTTCAGCTTGTGCAAGCGATACCCCTGGTGAAACCTCTGTTTCTCAAGGGTGCAGTGCCTTTTTGAACAAAAGCGATCGCGCGCGGATTCAATGGCAGCTAGAGTCGGAATTTGCTCGGTTTGAGTCATTGCAGAACTGGCTTTGA
- a CDS encoding DUF305 domain-containing protein has translation MQLLFLRNGFLALTFTAIASAGGLITGCAGTASQNQSEAAKATAANAKDKQMMNHGGGMMNHSMGMDLGPADANFDLRFIDAMIPHHQGAVEMANVAQQKSKRPEIKKLADNIIKSQNQEITQMKQWRQAWYPKAGDKPMAYNSQMGHMMEMSPDQMQTMMMSQDLGAADAEFDLRFINAMIPHHEGAVTMGKDALSKSKRPEIKKLAQEIIKAQDIEIKQMQQWRKAWYNK, from the coding sequence ATGCAACTGCTATTTTTAAGGAATGGCTTTTTAGCGCTAACTTTTACTGCGATCGCTTCAGCAGGTGGGTTAATTACAGGCTGTGCTGGTACTGCTTCCCAAAACCAAAGTGAAGCAGCAAAGGCAACCGCCGCCAATGCTAAAGACAAGCAGATGATGAACCACGGTGGTGGCATGATGAATCACAGTATGGGCATGGATTTAGGCCCAGCCGATGCTAATTTTGATTTACGATTTATTGACGCTATGATACCGCACCATCAAGGGGCTGTGGAAATGGCGAATGTTGCGCAGCAGAAATCAAAACGTCCTGAAATCAAAAAATTAGCAGACAATATTATCAAATCACAAAACCAAGAAATCACTCAGATGAAGCAGTGGCGACAAGCTTGGTATCCCAAAGCGGGAGATAAACCAATGGCTTACAACAGCCAAATGGGTCACATGATGGAGATGTCGCCTGACCAGATGCAAACTATGATGATGAGTCAAGACTTAGGTGCAGCCGATGCTGAATTTGATTTGCGCTTTATCAATGCGATGATTCCTCACCACGAAGGGGCTGTAACAATGGGAAAAGATGCCTTAAGCAAGTCTAAACGCCCTGAAATCAAGAAATTAGCCCAAGAAATTATCAAAGCCCAAGATATAGAGATTAAACAAATGCAACAGTGGCGAAAAGCTTGGTACAACAAGTAA
- a CDS encoding type II toxin-antitoxin system PemK/MazF family toxin, translating into MTTMTQPKQTFKRGDVVLVLFPNSNLTTAKTRPALIVQADNLQTGLPQVIVAMITSQMFRAGYPSRVTILLSSSEGKQSGLLADSVVMADNLATITLSAIYQVIGSLPTANIDQALRDTLGL; encoded by the coding sequence ATGACAACTATGACGCAGCCAAAACAAACTTTTAAGCGAGGTGATGTTGTTCTGGTACTATTTCCAAATTCTAACCTGACTACTGCCAAAACACGACCTGCTCTGATTGTGCAAGCAGATAATTTGCAGACAGGTTTGCCCCAAGTTATCGTTGCTATGATTACCAGCCAGATGTTTCGAGCAGGATATCCTAGCCGTGTAACTATACTGCTAAGTTCATCAGAAGGAAAACAATCCGGGCTTTTAGCAGATTCAGTAGTAATGGCTGATAACTTGGCAACAATTACACTTTCCGCAATTTATCAAGTAATTGGCTCACTACCAACAGCAAATATTGACCAAGCATTGAGAGATACACTTGGATTGTAG
- a CDS encoding reverse transcriptase family protein, with protein sequence MPFLTSLLKGLVILMRKSKYARYELDQSPFYCLKSKAKLAKLLYVSQIKLKLLTNTEHLYAESDIFDPERGKSRRFEKPRQDLKRVQTRIEDLLKRIKVPNYIHAPAKGRSYITNAKAHVNSREVRSLDIEKYFPSTPAKRIDWFFRKQMKCSSDVVDILTKLSTFKDHLPTGSPSSPILSYFAHIDMWEAINEIVDLANCTLTVYIDDVTISGDRVPGELIGQVKKQFHRYGLRSNKKKEKHYIGKKSYEITGIIATNEGELKIPNRQHLKMHRCRQLLKLGIRYEKGKDIFKRLKGLKAQMQQIIKANNSSIEI encoded by the coding sequence TTGCCATTCTTAACTTCATTGCTGAAAGGTCTGGTCATTCTTATGCGGAAGAGTAAATATGCAAGATACGAATTAGACCAGTCGCCTTTTTACTGTTTGAAATCTAAGGCAAAACTTGCAAAGCTTTTGTATGTTAGTCAAATTAAGCTTAAATTGCTGACTAACACAGAGCATTTGTATGCAGAGTCGGACATATTCGATCCAGAGAGAGGAAAAAGCCGTCGTTTTGAAAAGCCAAGACAAGACCTCAAACGTGTCCAAACGCGGATTGAAGACCTTCTGAAGCGAATTAAGGTTCCAAACTACATACATGCTCCTGCAAAAGGGCGTTCCTACATCACTAATGCTAAAGCTCATGTAAATTCCAGAGAAGTAAGGAGTCTTGACATTGAAAAATACTTTCCTTCTACACCAGCCAAGCGTATTGATTGGTTCTTCCGTAAACAGATGAAATGCTCTTCAGATGTCGTTGACATTTTAACCAAGCTCTCAACTTTCAAAGATCATCTGCCAACTGGAAGCCCATCGAGTCCTATACTTTCCTACTTTGCACATATAGATATGTGGGAAGCAATCAACGAAATTGTTGATTTGGCAAATTGCACTTTGACTGTCTACATAGATGATGTCACAATCTCAGGTGATCGTGTTCCAGGTGAGTTGATTGGGCAGGTCAAAAAGCAGTTTCATCGTTACGGATTACGTAGTAACAAGAAAAAGGAAAAGCATTATATTGGCAAAAAATCATACGAAATTACTGGAATTATTGCTACAAATGAAGGTGAGTTAAAAATTCCTAACCGACAGCATTTAAAGATGCATCGATGTCGTCAATTGCTTAAATTAGGTATTAGATATGAAAAAGGAAAAGATATCTTTAAAAGGTTAAAAGGTTTAAAAGCACAAATGCAACAAATCATAAAAGCAAATAACAGTAGTATAGAAATATGA
- a CDS encoding helix-turn-helix transcriptional regulator: MLSEALRLIRVFHDLTQKELAEKLGISKSYLSEIESGKKTPTFDLLNRYSEFFDIPKHPQSCFFRKA; the protein is encoded by the coding sequence ATGCTAAGTGAAGCTCTGAGACTAATAAGAGTATTCCATGACCTAACACAGAAAGAACTTGCAGAGAAACTAGGCATATCCAAGTCATATCTCTCGGAAATTGAGTCGGGTAAAAAAACTCCAACATTTGATTTGCTGAACCGATACTCAGAGTTTTTTGATATACCTAAGCATCCTCAATCATGTTTTTTTCGGAAAGCTTAA
- the raiA gene encoding ribosome-associated translation inhibitor RaiA, which translates to MKLVIHGKNIEITDAIREYVHQKIEKAVSHFQSITNEVDVHLSVARNPRINPRQAAEVTIYANGSVIRAEESSESLYASIDLVADKIARQLRKYKERRQDQKTHALPTEVVVAESIVTDLIGDRTAELPNEVVRTKYFSMPPMTVAEALEQLQLVGHDFYMFHNSETGEINVIYERNHGGYGVIHPRNGNGNTNGKNGKASHTNIVMPEKSHSSK; encoded by the coding sequence ATGAAGCTTGTCATCCACGGCAAAAATATTGAAATCACCGATGCGATTCGTGAGTATGTACATCAAAAGATTGAAAAAGCAGTTAGTCACTTTCAAAGCATTACAAATGAAGTGGATGTGCATCTTAGCGTCGCTCGGAATCCCCGAATTAATCCAAGACAAGCAGCTGAAGTAACTATTTATGCTAACGGTAGCGTTATTCGTGCCGAGGAAAGCAGCGAAAGTCTATATGCCAGCATTGACTTAGTTGCAGATAAAATTGCTCGTCAACTGCGGAAATATAAAGAACGGCGTCAAGACCAGAAAACTCATGCTCTACCAACAGAAGTAGTTGTTGCAGAGTCGATAGTAACAGATTTAATTGGCGATCGCACCGCCGAATTGCCCAACGAAGTCGTCCGCACTAAATATTTTTCCATGCCGCCGATGACTGTTGCAGAAGCCCTAGAACAACTGCAACTCGTAGGACACGACTTTTATATGTTCCATAATTCTGAAACTGGAGAGATTAATGTAATTTACGAACGTAACCACGGCGGTTATGGTGTCATCCATCCCCGCAATGGTAACGGAAATACTAACGGCAAAAATGGCAAGGCAAGCCATACTAATATAGTCATGCCAGAAAAGTCCCATTCTAGTAAATAG